The genomic DNA AAGGTCCTTAGAGGTCGACCAAGGCCGATCCATATCCCATTCCACCTTCTCACCTTGCGCGATGCGATACGCTAAGACCATATCCAGCGAGACGAAATTGACTCCAAGATTAGGAAGACGTATCGCTGCATTCGAGGCATGACTCATGGACAATCCTGTCGCAGCCCGCCAATTTCCCCTCTCGATACGGTAGCGAAGAGCCATCACAATACTGTAGTTGATATGACCCCCGATGGCCTTGTTGTAGAAATTCTCCTCGAAATCATAGTGCTCGGTCAAGTAGGCCAGCCCAACTCCCATATGCCATTCCAGACCCGACCGCTCATTGGCGGTAATAGGTAGATCCAGATAGGGATACAGGCTCAAGAAATAGCCCATCTCATCCCGATTTCCAGTATCCATCACAAAGAGACTCAAGCCCCGATGACCTCCGCGATAGTAGTGATGCCAATCCATGGTCCCATCCAGTCCTCTGGAGTAGCTGATACTCAGTGTCTTGGCCGGTCCAGTCCGCAATTGAGGGAGCGAAAGTCGATGGGGTATGAACGCACCTGGAGAGTACCTCACCTCCAACCAAGTATCCTGCTGCCCTTTTGCAAGGAGTGCTACGCAGAGAATACATGCGGTGAGAAGTGATTTCATAGGCGCTGAATTTAGCCTTTTGCCATGGGGTGGATATCTTCGATCTCTTCAATACAGCCCCCGGCATGGACAAGGAAAAAGCAAAAGAGGCATTCGGACGATTACTGGACATCATGGATGAGCTCCGGGCCAAGTGTCCATGGGATATGAAGCAGACCATGGAGAGCCTTCGTCACTTGACAGTAGAGGAGACCTATGAGCTGAACGATGCCATTATCGAGAATGACCTTCCTGAGGTATCCAAAGAACTCGGGGATCTTTTGTTGCACATCGTGTTCTATGCTAAGATAGGGGATGAAAAAGAGGTGTTTGATATCACATCGGTGATCGATGGTATCTGCGAGAAGTTGATCAGCAGACACCCGCATATTTACGGAGATGTAGAGGTAGCTGATGAAGAAGAGGTAAAAGCCAACTGGGAGAAATTGAAACTCAAAGAGGGAAAGAAGAGTGTACTACAAGGCGTGCCCATGTCACTGCCTTCTATGGTCAAGGCCATACGCATACAGGACAAGGCCAGAGGAATTGGTTTTGACTGGGAGCATCGGGGCCAGGTATGGGAGAAGCTTCAAGAAGAACTAGAAGAGTTGAAAGAGGAGGTAGATACTAATTCACCTCGGGTGCCAGAAGAATTCGGAGATGTGCTCTTCTCCATGATCAATTATGCACGATTCCTCGATGTCAATCCCGATGATGCGCTAGAATGCACCAATCGCAAATTCATCAAACGATTTCAGTTCATGGAGGCCGAGATCAGCAAGGATGAAAAAGTCATGTCAGAGATGGCTCTGGCAGAACTGGATGCATATTGGGAACGGAGTAAAACGGAGGCCTAGCGCATCTGTTCTGCGATGAGAATGATACGTGGTGAGGATTCCGGTACGAATGCACCCAGGTCATAATCCCCAAAGGTCTGCGTGATCTGCAGACCTGCTTCTCTGAACAGTTTTTGAAAAGTAGAGAGGTCGATCAATTGTACAGACTCCTTGAATTGGTGGGTCTCATCGCCATCCTTTACCTCGATCTCCTTGATCACACGATCATTCTCCAGGTATTTGGAAGTTCTGAATTGCACCTCCTCCACATCCACGGCCGTGGTACCCCCATCGATCTTCCCCAATGCATCGGGATTGAGATAATCTAAGACCAATTTTCCTTCTTGCGCCAATACCGAGTGGATGGCCCTGAGTACCTTAAGGTTATCCTCCATACTATCGAAGTATCCGAAACTCGTGAATAGATTGAATACACAGGCAAATCCCTTTTCAGGATAGACATTCCGCATGTCCCATTGCTCGAATCGCAGTCCTGGTCGCGCAAAGGTCCGGGCTGCTCTGATACTGTTCTTAGAAAGGTCAAGACCGAGTACTTCGAATCCTGCATCATGCAGGGTAATGGAATGACGTCCACGCCCGCAGGCTAGATCCATGACCTTGTCTCCGGCTCTCAGGTCGAGTACATCTATCAGTCGATGGATGAAGAAGGCAGCCTCATTCTCATCCCTATGCCGATAGAGCAAATGATAGTAGGCTGTATCGAACCAGGTCTTGAACCACTCTTCAGTATGGGGAATATCTGCAGACATGAATTGAGGAAGCAGGAAGATAAAAAAAGCCCCCCGCGTTGAGCGGAGGGCTTTGGAATTATTATGGGTTTGTCGAGGCTTACTCTACAGTGAGCTTCTCAACAAGCATCTGATCGTTCACGTACATGTTGACGAAGTACATACCCTTAGCGAGTTTGTTATCGAAGTCAACGATGAAGTTCGCATTGGAACCTTTGTTCGCGAGCTGCTCGGTGTAGACCACCTTACCTGTGAAGTCAACGACTTCGATCACGATCTTCTGATTCTCATCAGTCAATTCGCTCAGGTTGATAGCGACCTGCTCACCGTTAGATGGGTTCGGATAGATCTCAGCTACGATGTCAGAGCCATCGATCACTTT from Flavobacteriales bacterium includes the following:
- a CDS encoding methyltransferase domain-containing protein, coding for MSADIPHTEEWFKTWFDTAYYHLLYRHRDENEAAFFIHRLIDVLDLRAGDKVMDLACGRGRHSITLHDAGFEVLGLDLSKNSIRAARTFARPGLRFEQWDMRNVYPEKGFACVFNLFTSFGYFDSMEDNLKVLRAIHSVLAQEGKLVLDYLNPDALGKIDGGTTAVDVEEVQFRTSKYLENDRVIKEIEVKDGDETHQFKESVQLIDLSTFQKLFREAGLQITQTFGDYDLGAFVPESSPRIILIAEQMR
- the mazG gene encoding nucleoside triphosphate pyrophosphohydrolase, with product MDKEKAKEAFGRLLDIMDELRAKCPWDMKQTMESLRHLTVEETYELNDAIIENDLPEVSKELGDLLLHIVFYAKIGDEKEVFDITSVIDGICEKLISRHPHIYGDVEVADEEEVKANWEKLKLKEGKKSVLQGVPMSLPSMVKAIRIQDKARGIGFDWEHRGQVWEKLQEELEELKEEVDTNSPRVPEEFGDVLFSMINYARFLDVNPDDALECTNRKFIKRFQFMEAEISKDEKVMSEMALAELDAYWERSKTEA
- a CDS encoding acyloxyacyl hydrolase gives rise to the protein MKSLLTACILCVALLAKGQQDTWLEVRYSPGAFIPHRLSLPQLRTGPAKTLSISYSRGLDGTMDWHHYYRGGHRGLSLFVMDTGNRDEMGYFLSLYPYLDLPITANERSGLEWHMGVGLAYLTEHYDFEENFYNKAIGGHINYSIVMALRYRIERGNWRAATGLSMSHASNAAIRLPNLGVNFVSLDMVLAYRIAQGEKVEWDMDRPWSTSKDLHLLASVGMREANSFTHEIFGVQEIRLRYQKRFSSRMAWSLGTDFIHNQAGYQELDDDLEVDFGLDVLQWGLHGGIALVFDKACLYFNNGLYLVEGYQGQGPLYHRFGGYLQISDRWMVDLSLKTHFAKADYLALGLGYSIASKKIKDHGGSGDQ